From Armatimonadota bacterium, one genomic window encodes:
- a CDS encoding RNA methyltransferase, whose translation MITSTRHPLVRALRRLHERRGRAAAGQFLVDGVRLVEEALAAARVERVLLAEDAGARARAVADAATARGIPVTLVAPHVLAAASGVETPQGILAVVRLPPPPPPDVLDRPDLLLVVADRLQDPGNTGTLIRVADAAGAHAVALLRGGADPYHPKVVRGTMGSLFHLPVLQADGPALVEALRRRGVRVVVLDPEGAVAFREADYRRPLALVVGNEGAGVDPLWRAQAAQVVRVPIYGRAESLNAAVAAALVLYEAAARAPGPARAPGPGRDPPGR comes from the coding sequence GTGATCACCTCCACCCGCCACCCGCTCGTCCGCGCGCTGCGCCGCCTGCACGAGCGGCGCGGGCGCGCCGCCGCCGGGCAGTTCCTGGTGGACGGGGTGCGGCTGGTGGAGGAGGCCCTGGCCGCCGCGCGCGTCGAGCGCGTGCTCCTGGCCGAGGACGCCGGAGCGCGCGCCCGGGCGGTGGCGGACGCCGCCACCGCTCGCGGCATCCCCGTGACCCTGGTGGCGCCGCACGTGCTGGCGGCGGCCAGCGGCGTGGAGACCCCGCAGGGGATCCTGGCGGTGGTGCGCCTGCCTCCGCCGCCGCCCCCCGACGTCCTCGACCGCCCCGACCTCCTGCTGGTGGTGGCGGACCGCCTCCAGGATCCCGGCAACACCGGGACCCTCATCCGCGTGGCCGACGCGGCCGGTGCCCACGCCGTGGCGCTGCTGCGGGGCGGCGCCGACCCCTACCACCCCAAGGTCGTGCGCGGGACCATGGGGTCCCTCTTCCACCTGCCGGTGCTCCAGGCCGACGGTCCGGCGCTGGTGGAGGCGCTGCGCCGCCGCGGCGTGCGCGTGGTGGTCCTCGACCCCGAGGGCGCGGTGGCGTTCCGCGAGGCCGACTACCGCCGGCCGCTCGCCCTGGTGGTGGGGAACGAGGGGGCGGGGGTGGATCCGCTGTGGCGGGCGCAGGCGGCGCAGGTGGTGCGCGTGCCGATCTACGGCCGGGCGGAGTCGCTGAACGCGGCGGTGGCGGCGGCCCTCGTCCTCTACGAGGCGGCGGCCCGCGCCCCTGGACCGGCCCGCGCCCCTGGACCGGGCCGCGACCCGCCGGGCCGGTGA
- a CDS encoding TrkA family potassium uptake protein, which yields MGDFAVIGIGRFGSSVARTLYDLGHNVLAIDKDEERLRAVQDHVTHVVQADSTDAEALRAVGVTNFDAVVVAIGANIQESILTTLLLKELGCRRVIAKAGSETQGRVLEKVGADVVIFPERDMGVRVARQLASPNVIDYFALAPNLRVEEVQVTERLAGRTLGELNLPGRFGVNVLLVRRDQQMLIAPAPDQRLLQGDVLVVVGENTSLSRMERAL from the coding sequence ATGGGCGACTTCGCCGTGATCGGCATCGGACGGTTCGGCAGCAGCGTCGCCCGCACGCTCTACGACCTGGGGCACAACGTGCTGGCCATCGACAAGGACGAGGAGCGCCTGCGCGCCGTGCAGGACCACGTCACCCACGTGGTGCAGGCCGACTCCACCGACGCCGAGGCGCTGCGGGCGGTGGGGGTGACGAACTTCGACGCCGTCGTGGTGGCCATCGGCGCCAACATCCAGGAGTCGATCCTCACCACGCTCCTGCTGAAGGAGCTGGGGTGTCGGCGGGTCATCGCCAAGGCCGGGAGCGAGACGCAGGGCCGGGTGCTGGAGAAGGTGGGCGCGGACGTGGTGATCTTCCCCGAGCGGGACATGGGCGTGCGGGTGGCCCGCCAGCTGGCCTCGCCCAACGTCATCGACTACTTCGCCCTGGCCCCCAACCTGCGCGTGGAGGAGGTCCAGGTCACCGAGCGTCTGGCCGGGCGCACCCTCGGGGAGCTCAACCTGCCGGGGCGGTTCGGGGTGAACGTGCTGCTCGTCCGCCGCGACCAGCAGATGCTCATCGCCCCGGCCCCCGACCAGCGCCTGCTGCAGGGGGACGTGCTCGTCGTGGTCGGCGAGAACACGAGCCTGAGCCGGATGGAGCGGGCGCTGTGA
- the pheT gene encoding phenylalanine--tRNA ligase subunit beta — translation MRVPYTWLRELVPLTDPPEALMDRLALLGFGHAPVETHDGEPVLVLEVASNRPDLLGLVGIAREVAAALRVEPTLPAVPDLPLAEGGAEVDVTVEVPDRCPRFTAHVITGVRVRPSPPWMVRRLEAAGVRAINTVVDVTNYVMLEQGQPMHAFDLDRLAGPRIVVRLARPGERLVTLDGVERTLPAGAVVVADAERAVGLAGIMGGLETEITPDTRAVLLEAASWHAPAIRRTARALGLRTESSARFERRVDPRLVLDAARRAAALLCEVAGGEVRAVLDVYPRPPRVVPIVLRLARIPRLLGIAPPREGVVAIFRRLGCTLEVRGDVLRVTPPPGRIDLEREEDLIEEVARHHGYDRIPETLPVGPTRPGSYPPEVRREARVRDLLIRAGLSEALTLSLISPEVFDRLHLPPDDPARAAVPLLNPLMADLTHLRTMVVPGLLEAVRVNRSRGVEAIHLFEIGRVFRLRDRNAASGAGGAGGSDDGGIEERRALGVVMAGPLRQGWNEPPQQAGVTFFDLKGVLEAVAEELGLAARVEPSQAAWLHPGRTARLVLQTPDGPQPVGVLGELHPAVAAAWDLHGPVYAAEVDLDALLPHVRERPVYLAPPRLPAVERDLAVVVEEGVPHAVLAEVIRRAAGPYLERAELFDVYTGPPVPPGHRSLAFRLRFRAPDRTLTAEEAEAAVRAVAEALAGQFGARPRT, via the coding sequence ATGCGCGTCCCCTACACCTGGCTGCGCGAGCTCGTGCCGCTGACCGACCCCCCGGAGGCGCTGATGGACCGGCTGGCGCTGCTCGGCTTCGGGCACGCGCCGGTGGAGACCCATGACGGCGAGCCGGTGCTGGTGCTGGAGGTGGCCAGCAACCGCCCCGACCTGCTGGGGCTCGTGGGGATCGCCCGCGAGGTGGCGGCGGCGCTGCGCGTGGAGCCCACGCTGCCGGCCGTCCCCGACCTCCCCCTGGCCGAGGGGGGCGCCGAGGTGGACGTCACGGTGGAGGTGCCGGACCGCTGCCCGCGCTTCACCGCGCACGTCATCACCGGCGTGCGCGTGCGGCCCTCGCCGCCGTGGATGGTGCGGCGCCTGGAGGCGGCGGGAGTGCGCGCCATCAACACCGTCGTGGACGTGACCAACTACGTGATGCTGGAGCAGGGCCAGCCCATGCACGCCTTCGACCTGGACCGGCTGGCCGGCCCCCGCATCGTCGTCCGCCTGGCCCGGCCGGGGGAGCGCCTGGTCACGCTGGACGGCGTGGAGCGGACGCTGCCGGCGGGGGCGGTCGTGGTGGCGGACGCCGAGCGCGCCGTGGGGCTGGCCGGGATCATGGGCGGGCTGGAGACCGAGATCACGCCCGACACCCGCGCCGTGCTGCTCGAGGCCGCCAGCTGGCACGCCCCCGCCATCCGGCGCACGGCGCGCGCGCTGGGGCTGCGCACCGAGTCCTCCGCCCGCTTCGAACGGCGGGTCGACCCGCGCCTCGTGCTGGACGCGGCGCGGCGGGCCGCCGCGTTGCTCTGTGAGGTGGCGGGTGGGGAGGTGCGCGCCGTCCTCGACGTCTACCCGCGCCCGCCCCGGGTCGTGCCCATCGTGCTGCGGCTGGCCCGCATCCCCCGCCTGCTCGGCATCGCGCCGCCGCGCGAGGGGGTGGTGGCGATCTTCCGCCGGCTGGGATGCACGCTGGAGGTCCGGGGGGACGTCCTGCGGGTCACCCCGCCGCCGGGGCGCATCGACCTGGAGCGCGAGGAAGACCTCATCGAGGAGGTGGCGCGCCACCACGGCTACGACCGCATCCCCGAGACGCTGCCGGTGGGTCCGACCCGACCCGGCAGCTACCCGCCGGAGGTGCGGCGGGAGGCGCGGGTGCGCGACCTGCTCATCCGGGCCGGCCTCAGCGAGGCGCTGACGCTCTCGCTGATCTCGCCGGAGGTCTTCGACCGGCTCCACCTGCCCCCCGACGACCCGGCCCGCGCCGCCGTGCCCCTCCTCAACCCCCTCATGGCCGACCTCACCCACTTGCGCACGATGGTCGTCCCGGGACTGCTGGAGGCGGTGCGCGTGAACCGCTCCCGCGGGGTGGAGGCGATCCACCTCTTCGAGATCGGGCGGGTCTTCCGCCTCCGGGACCGCAACGCCGCCAGCGGCGCGGGTGGGGCCGGCGGATCGGACGACGGGGGCATCGAGGAGCGGCGCGCGCTCGGCGTGGTGATGGCGGGACCGCTGCGCCAGGGGTGGAACGAGCCGCCCCAGCAGGCGGGCGTCACCTTCTTCGACCTGAAGGGGGTGCTGGAGGCGGTGGCCGAAGAGCTGGGCCTGGCGGCGCGCGTGGAGCCCTCGCAGGCCGCCTGGCTCCACCCCGGCCGCACCGCCCGGCTCGTGCTGCAGACCCCGGACGGGCCGCAGCCGGTGGGTGTGCTGGGCGAGCTCCACCCGGCGGTGGCGGCGGCCTGGGACCTGCACGGGCCGGTCTACGCCGCCGAGGTGGACCTGGACGCCCTCCTCCCTCACGTGCGCGAGCGGCCGGTCTACCTGGCGCCCCCGCGCCTGCCGGCGGTGGAGCGCGACCTGGCGGTGGTGGTGGAGGAGGGCGTCCCGCACGCCGTCCTCGCCGAGGTGATCCGCCGGGCCGCCGGGCCCTACCTGGAGCGGGCGGAGCTCTTCGACGTCTACACCGGGCCGCCGGTGCCGCCGGGCCACCGCAGCCTGGCCTTCCGGCTGCGCTTCCGCGCGCCCGACCGCACCCTGACCGCCGAGGAGGCGGAAGCGGCGGTACGCGCCGTCGCCGAGGCGCTGGCCGGCCAGTTCGGCGCCCGGCCGCGCACCTGA
- a CDS encoding CvpA family protein, with translation MTWIDWLTVAFLLLGVIQGVLRGWPSALLGALIAVLAFIGAAALLPLYAEGVASLPLEAAWARTIAFGIVLLGLYTILSLVANAVVGTARRPRVEGQLAGALLGLVRGAAVALVVVGLLAATPRGEAFTRDIRASRLGAPLLQAQRQLMRAIHQAIPAIPPVGPDRRL, from the coding sequence ATGACCTGGATCGACTGGCTGACTGTGGCCTTCCTGCTGCTGGGAGTCATCCAGGGGGTCCTGCGCGGTTGGCCGTCGGCGCTGCTCGGCGCCCTGATCGCCGTGCTCGCGTTCATCGGGGCCGCCGCGCTGCTGCCGCTCTACGCCGAGGGCGTGGCTTCCCTGCCGCTGGAGGCGGCGTGGGCGCGCACCATCGCGTTTGGGATCGTGCTGCTCGGCCTGTACACCATCCTCAGCCTAGTGGCCAACGCCGTGGTGGGCACGGCCCGGCGCCCGCGGGTGGAGGGGCAGCTCGCCGGAGCGCTGCTGGGCCTGGTGCGCGGCGCGGCCGTGGCTCTCGTCGTGGTGGGCCTGCTGGCCGCCACGCCCAGGGGCGAGGCCTTCACCCGCGACATCCGCGCCTCCCGGCTGGGCGCGCCGCTGCTGCAGGCCCAGCGCCAGCTCATGCGCGCCATCCACCAGGCCATCCCGGCCATCCCGCCCGTCGGCCCCGACCGCCGCCTCTAG
- the pheS gene encoding phenylalanine--tRNA ligase subunit alpha has translation MREVRDLMETIAALRARAEREIAAASDPEALEAVRRAYLGRRGQLAECFRRLPALPEAERRAAGEALNTARAALEAALTARAAALGQEALARRLAAERLDVTLPGRRPRLGRPHILRAALEEARDIFVRMGFDVVEGPEVESEAFNFERLNIPADHPARDEQDSFYLTDRLLLRTQCTAVDARVMPQRRPPMRVVTLGRCYRRDPVDATHMPVFHQIDGFMVDEGVTFADLKGVLVAFCRELFGPQARVRFQPSYFPFTEPSAEVAVAYGDGWLELGGCGMFHPRVLEMAGIDPERYTAFAFGGFADRTVLVRFGIPDLRLFWENDLRLLGQF, from the coding sequence GTGCGTGAGGTCCGTGACCTGATGGAGACCATCGCGGCGCTGCGCGCGCGCGCCGAGCGCGAGATCGCCGCCGCGTCCGACCCGGAGGCGCTGGAGGCGGTGCGCCGGGCCTACCTGGGGCGGCGCGGGCAGCTGGCCGAATGCTTCCGTCGGCTGCCGGCCCTCCCGGAGGCGGAGCGCCGGGCCGCCGGGGAGGCGCTCAACACCGCGCGGGCGGCGCTGGAGGCGGCGCTGACCGCCCGGGCGGCGGCGCTGGGGCAGGAGGCGCTGGCGCGCCGGCTGGCGGCGGAGCGCCTGGACGTCACGCTGCCGGGGCGGCGCCCGCGGCTCGGCCGTCCCCACATCCTGCGGGCCGCCCTGGAGGAGGCGCGCGACATCTTCGTGCGCATGGGCTTCGACGTCGTGGAGGGCCCCGAGGTGGAGAGCGAGGCGTTCAACTTCGAGCGCCTGAACATCCCCGCCGACCACCCGGCCCGCGACGAGCAGGACTCCTTCTACCTCACCGACCGCCTGCTGCTGCGCACCCAGTGCACGGCGGTGGACGCGCGCGTGATGCCGCAGCGCCGGCCGCCCATGCGCGTCGTCACGCTGGGGCGGTGCTACCGGCGCGACCCCGTGGACGCCACCCACATGCCGGTCTTCCACCAGATCGACGGCTTCATGGTGGACGAGGGGGTGACCTTCGCCGACCTCAAGGGGGTGCTGGTGGCCTTCTGCCGCGAGCTCTTCGGGCCGCAGGCCCGCGTGCGCTTCCAGCCCTCCTATTTCCCCTTCACCGAACCCAGCGCGGAAGTGGCGGTGGCGTACGGGGACGGGTGGCTGGAACTGGGCGGGTGCGGGATGTTCCACCCGCGCGTGCTGGAGATGGCGGGGATCGACCCGGAGCGCTACACGGCCTTCGCCTTCGGCGGCTTCGCCGACCGCACCGTGCTGGTGCGCTTCGGCATTCCCGACCTGCGCCTCTTCTGGGAGAACGACCTGCGCCTGCTGGGGCAGTTCTGA